One window of Cohnella hashimotonis genomic DNA carries:
- a CDS encoding sensor histidine kinase, translated as MGIKRLYDRIKPKRLGSKLFLSLLVVIIAPLTGMYLYLFNQFEKALQDKIVAQSAKGLDQAQQSTEDLMSLVYKTLVMVQNDTTIQNVLTMPERYTVLERVHDTEQVLKNIDNSIFLFNSQIVYYTLLDFHGHVYASYQPEESLDYNAIKKKYWAELLSVERPYKWIANDANYVSRNISGSEHLLTLSTIMRNSGNTPFGMARISIDYDIWFKSFIRSDKEHQYYIVSGTGALVSAFNSELALDPQVLARFRETADKGGFYFDKRSDSLINYRSIPQLDWYFVDVVPRKVLFHETSQLRIEFFGIFLAFVALFVVMNMLISYKFTKPLTVLEKKMSGIANQNLKITIDESKYTGEILQVIRSFNKMTTDLNAMVRLLKDEQKQKEWVHFQMLLSQINPHFLLNTLNTIKWLAIRQGDKDIPDICVSLGNILETSLHAETELIHLKDEIKLIEDYLLIHELRYNDQLDVDYEFGSAMEYALVPKLSIQPLVENAIIHGIVPLKAKGYILIRVFTQNKLLYIDIEDSGVGFRQQSKQQKDRSRKGIGLQNLRDRLQILFKEDGKLEVIPLEQGSLVRMQLPYLLSRPYEKG; from the coding sequence ATGGGCATCAAGAGGCTGTACGATAGAATCAAACCGAAGAGGCTGGGATCGAAGCTCTTCTTGTCGCTGCTGGTCGTGATCATCGCGCCGCTGACCGGCATGTACCTGTATTTGTTCAACCAGTTCGAGAAGGCGCTGCAGGACAAGATCGTCGCGCAAAGCGCCAAAGGTCTGGATCAAGCGCAGCAGTCGACCGAAGACCTCATGAGCCTGGTTTATAAAACGCTGGTGATGGTACAGAACGATACGACGATCCAAAACGTGCTGACGATGCCCGAGCGCTACACCGTGCTCGAGCGGGTGCACGATACCGAACAGGTGCTGAAAAACATCGACAACAGCATTTTTCTATTCAATTCGCAGATCGTGTATTACACGCTTCTTGATTTTCACGGTCATGTATACGCTTCCTATCAGCCGGAGGAGAGCCTGGACTACAACGCAATCAAGAAAAAGTACTGGGCGGAGCTCTTGAGCGTGGAGCGACCTTATAAATGGATCGCGAACGACGCCAATTATGTGTCGCGCAACATATCCGGCAGCGAGCATCTGCTGACCTTGAGCACGATCATGCGGAATTCCGGGAATACGCCGTTCGGTATGGCGAGGATCAGCATCGATTACGATATTTGGTTCAAATCGTTCATCCGCAGCGACAAGGAGCATCAATACTATATCGTCTCAGGAACGGGCGCGCTCGTATCGGCCTTCAACAGCGAGCTTGCGCTGGACCCGCAGGTGCTCGCCCGCTTTCGGGAGACGGCGGACAAGGGCGGGTTCTACTTCGACAAGCGCTCGGATTCGTTAATCAACTACCGCAGCATCCCCCAGCTGGATTGGTACTTCGTCGACGTTGTCCCCCGCAAAGTGCTGTTCCACGAGACCTCGCAGCTGCGCATCGAGTTTTTCGGCATCTTTCTAGCCTTTGTCGCGCTGTTCGTCGTCATGAACATGCTGATCTCGTACAAGTTCACCAAGCCCTTGACGGTGCTGGAGAAAAAAATGAGCGGCATCGCCAATCAGAACCTCAAAATCACGATTGACGAGAGCAAATATACAGGAGAAATTCTCCAGGTCATACGGTCGTTCAACAAAATGACGACGGATTTGAACGCGATGGTCAGACTGCTCAAAGACGAGCAAAAGCAGAAGGAATGGGTCCATTTTCAGATGCTTCTGTCGCAGATCAATCCCCACTTTTTGCTGAACACGCTGAATACGATCAAATGGCTCGCCATCCGACAGGGAGACAAGGACATCCCCGATATATGCGTGTCGCTCGGCAATATCCTGGAGACCAGTCTGCACGCGGAGACCGAATTAATCCATCTTAAGGATGAGATCAAGCTCATCGAAGATTATTTGCTCATCCATGAACTGCGGTACAATGACCAGCTCGACGTGGACTACGAATTCGGCTCCGCGATGGAGTATGCGCTCGTCCCGAAGCTGAGCATCCAGCCTTTGGTCGAGAACGCGATCATCCACGGAATCGTACCGCTTAAGGCCAAGGGCTATATTCTCATCCGCGTTTTCACCCAAAACAAGCTGCTGTATATCGATATCGAGGACAGCGGCGTAGGATTCCGGCAGCAGAGCAAGCAGCAGAAGGATCGCAGCCGCAAGGGCATCGGCCTGCAGAACCTGCGGGACAGGCTCCAGATTCTGTTCAAGGAGGACGGCAAGCTGGAGGTCATCCCGCTCGAGCAAGGGTCGCTGGTGCGCATGCAATTGCCATACCTGCTATCAAGACCTTATGAAAAGGGCTGA
- a CDS encoding response regulator, with protein MWKVLLVEDELFVRESIKMTVKWEEHGFTVAGEANDGEEALQMLKSMPYDLVITDIKMPIMDGVELLKQARALDMKCKFVMLSCLNEFEYVRQALEYGASNYILKLSMSISSLVDSLSKIKGELEQQSQYADQKVNLFYGQIWRRITEPEQDEQEHDEQAEKEKPPAAIAGLRELTLTLATVIRGGERWAAGDHKRVLSFLDFRFAEAVHQYHGYGLTTVFVWHRPGSQPVDEAAAPSAGYAIVYATDVPYSQLEAQWRRIIQQSWLAWYEGAAGALSADRIEPRESAPYFSWRKKRELVSSFEKLDEQKCDALIDEIWREMQRSCLSPVHVKKIAADIDYTLYSMIQKGGSHPSAIHDARTHEELKQAIRSRLRHYLDQYQQTRPAILTDHPEVNKVIAYINDRYDTDISVKSMAAMIAMDENYFSTLFKAKTKESLIAYVHRVRMDKAMFYLTQTDLTINQISEQIGYRNINYFNRVFKRITGATPSQYRE; from the coding sequence ATGTGGAAAGTACTGCTCGTGGAAGATGAATTGTTCGTAAGAGAGTCGATCAAGATGACCGTTAAATGGGAGGAGCATGGCTTCACCGTAGCGGGAGAAGCGAACGACGGCGAAGAGGCGCTGCAGATGCTGAAGTCCATGCCGTACGATCTGGTCATTACGGACATCAAGATGCCGATCATGGACGGGGTCGAATTGCTGAAGCAGGCGAGAGCGCTGGATATGAAATGCAAGTTCGTCATGCTGAGCTGCCTGAACGAATTCGAATACGTGCGGCAAGCGCTGGAATACGGGGCTTCGAACTACATTCTGAAGCTCTCCATGAGCATTTCCAGCTTGGTCGATTCGCTGTCGAAGATCAAGGGAGAGCTTGAGCAGCAGTCCCAATATGCCGATCAGAAGGTGAATTTGTTTTACGGGCAAATATGGCGCCGGATAACCGAACCGGAGCAGGACGAGCAGGAGCACGACGAGCAGGCGGAGAAGGAAAAGCCGCCGGCGGCGATCGCCGGGCTCCGGGAGCTGACGCTCACCCTGGCGACGGTCATCCGCGGCGGTGAGCGCTGGGCTGCCGGCGACCACAAGCGCGTATTGTCCTTCCTCGACTTCCGCTTCGCCGAGGCGGTGCATCAATATCATGGCTACGGACTGACGACCGTCTTCGTCTGGCACCGACCCGGATCGCAGCCCGTGGACGAAGCGGCGGCGCCGAGCGCCGGCTACGCGATCGTCTATGCGACGGACGTCCCTTATTCGCAGCTGGAGGCGCAGTGGAGAAGAATCATTCAGCAGTCGTGGCTCGCCTGGTACGAAGGCGCAGCGGGCGCCCTCTCCGCGGATCGGATCGAGCCGCGGGAGTCCGCGCCGTATTTTTCCTGGAGGAAAAAGAGAGAGCTCGTGTCCAGCTTCGAGAAGCTGGACGAACAAAAATGCGACGCGCTCATCGACGAGATCTGGCGGGAGATGCAAAGGAGCTGTCTGTCGCCGGTGCACGTGAAGAAGATCGCGGCGGACATCGATTATACGCTGTATTCGATGATTCAGAAGGGCGGCAGCCATCCGAGCGCGATCCATGACGCGCGCACGCACGAAGAGCTGAAGCAGGCGATCCGCTCGAGGCTGCGCCACTACCTGGATCAATACCAGCAGACGCGGCCGGCGATCCTAACGGATCACCCGGAGGTGAACAAAGTGATCGCGTATATCAACGATCGCTACGACACGGATATATCGGTCAAAAGCATGGCTGCGATGATCGCGATGGACGAGAACTACTTCAGCACGCTCTTCAAGGCGAAGACCAAGGAGAGCTTGATCGCTTATGTGCACCGGGTGCGAATGGATAAGGCGATGTTCTACCTGACGCAGACCGATCTGACGATCAACCAGATCTCGGAGCAGATAGGCTATCGCAATATCAACTATTTCAACCGCGTCTTTAAACGAATCACCGGGGCTACGCCTTCCCAATACCGGGAATGA
- a CDS encoding ABC transporter substrate-binding protein yields the protein MKRFGKASLSLALAAAVLSACSGNNNDSQGSGNTAGSSGASKGSSGEVVNLTFWGGVPAESGPQEIVDTWNKEHPNIQVNYVRYVNDDSGNLKLDTALVSGQSVDIFANYTKPLLVKRVSAGSALDLSAFKDYDIDDKMGAGAKEWAIEDKYFAMPTKRNMHFVWLNKDALDEAGLPVPTDWTLADVERYAKALKTDSRWGYAEFPFWRDIVTFDGSLAVQGYVKADGTSNLGAPVVGQALQLEYDMMHTSKVSPPVSLIESTKMNMNAEFLGGKLAIFTAGEWIFRDANNTKDYPREFTIAFAPLPRVAEGQDDFRYLGGLGDAISINARSEHQEEAWAFLKWYADGGMLPQASGGRIPASKDADQSKALELLLGDNKDKYDTESLQRILANERPTFQVTLPQEVIDIRREEFDKYYIKAQSLEQTLANVVKRHNEYLKRQ from the coding sequence ATGAAGAGATTCGGCAAAGCATCCCTATCCCTCGCCCTTGCGGCGGCCGTCTTGTCCGCGTGTTCGGGAAACAACAACGACAGTCAGGGCTCCGGCAATACGGCAGGCTCGTCGGGAGCGTCGAAAGGTTCCTCGGGCGAAGTCGTCAACCTGACGTTCTGGGGCGGCGTTCCGGCGGAGTCCGGACCGCAGGAAATCGTGGATACCTGGAACAAGGAGCATCCGAATATCCAGGTGAATTACGTGCGCTACGTCAACGACGACAGCGGCAATCTGAAGCTGGATACGGCGCTGGTCTCCGGACAAAGCGTGGATATCTTCGCGAACTACACGAAGCCGCTGCTCGTGAAGCGCGTATCCGCCGGCTCGGCACTCGATCTGAGCGCCTTCAAGGACTACGATATCGACGACAAGATGGGCGCGGGCGCCAAAGAATGGGCGATCGAAGACAAGTACTTCGCCATGCCCACGAAGCGTAACATGCACTTCGTATGGCTGAACAAGGATGCGCTGGACGAGGCGGGCCTGCCCGTACCTACGGACTGGACGCTGGCGGACGTCGAGCGGTACGCCAAGGCGCTGAAGACGGACAGCCGGTGGGGCTACGCGGAGTTCCCGTTCTGGCGCGACATCGTGACGTTCGACGGCTCGCTCGCGGTGCAGGGCTACGTCAAGGCGGACGGCACGTCGAACTTGGGCGCCCCGGTCGTCGGGCAGGCGTTGCAGCTCGAATACGACATGATGCACACGTCCAAGGTAAGTCCGCCGGTCAGCCTGATCGAGTCGACCAAGATGAACATGAACGCGGAATTCCTGGGCGGCAAGCTGGCCATCTTCACCGCGGGCGAGTGGATCTTCCGCGACGCCAACAATACCAAGGATTACCCGCGCGAGTTCACGATCGCCTTCGCCCCGCTGCCGCGCGTGGCCGAGGGACAGGACGACTTCCGCTATCTGGGCGGCTTAGGCGACGCGATCTCCATCAATGCCCGGTCCGAACACCAAGAAGAGGCATGGGCGTTCCTGAAGTGGTACGCGGACGGCGGCATGCTGCCCCAAGCGTCGGGAGGCCGGATCCCGGCGTCCAAGGATGCGGACCAGAGCAAGGCGCTCGAGCTGCTGCTAGGCGATAACAAGGACAAGTACGACACGGAATCGCTGCAGCGCATCCTGGCTAACGAGCGTCCGACCTTCCAGGTCACGCTGCCTCAAGAGGTCATCGATATCCGGCGCGAAGAGTTCGACAAGTACTATATCAAGGCCCAGTCGCTGGAGCAGACGCTCGCCAACGTCGTCAAACGGCATAATGAATACCTAAAGAGGCAATAA
- a CDS encoding carbohydrate ABC transporter permease encodes MKLNWMRRQQLIGYLFIAPNMIGVVLFILMPALFSIFLAFTNWEFPALHADFVGIANFERLLQDVSFYHALQNTLIFLGSVPISVCLAFLAALVLNKSVFLKNALRTMFFLPYITTGVAIAFVWMLIFQPIDGPINQLLKGMGIEHPPEWLASTSSAMFAFDIIWIWFLLGYNIIIYLAALQEVSGELLEASRIDGARRWHTTRYILWPLVSPTTLFLLMTGFIVSIKQMGIFQAITNGGPGDSSTVLSLLIYKTAFRYYDMGYAAAVSVFLLLVIVVITAIQWAAQRKWVHYS; translated from the coding sequence ATGAAATTGAACTGGATGAGACGACAGCAGCTGATCGGGTATTTATTCATCGCTCCGAACATGATAGGCGTCGTACTATTCATTCTTATGCCCGCGCTGTTTTCAATCTTTCTCGCTTTTACGAATTGGGAGTTTCCGGCGCTTCATGCCGACTTCGTAGGGATCGCGAACTTCGAGCGCCTGCTTCAAGACGTCTCGTTCTATCATGCCTTGCAAAATACGTTGATCTTTCTCGGATCCGTCCCCATATCGGTCTGCCTGGCTTTTTTGGCCGCGCTCGTACTGAACAAAAGCGTATTTTTGAAAAACGCGCTGCGGACGATGTTCTTTCTGCCGTATATCACGACCGGCGTAGCGATCGCCTTCGTGTGGATGCTGATTTTCCAGCCGATCGACGGACCGATCAATCAGCTGCTCAAGGGAATGGGAATCGAGCATCCGCCGGAATGGCTGGCCTCTACTTCGTCCGCGATGTTCGCGTTCGACATCATCTGGATCTGGTTTTTGCTGGGCTACAATATCATTATTTATCTGGCGGCCCTTCAGGAGGTATCCGGCGAGCTGCTCGAGGCGTCCCGGATCGACGGAGCCCGCCGCTGGCATACAACGCGCTACATTTTATGGCCGCTGGTCAGTCCGACGACGCTCTTCCTGCTCATGACCGGCTTTATCGTGTCGATCAAGCAGATGGGCATTTTCCAGGCGATCACGAACGGCGGGCCCGGAGACAGCTCGACCGTGTTGTCCCTGCTCATCTACAAGACTGCTTTCCGCTACTACGACATGGGCTATGCCGCCGCCGTCTCCGTCTTTCTGCTGCTCGTCATCGTCGTCATTACGGCGATCCAATGGGCGGCGCAGCGCAAATGGGTTCACTATTCATGA
- a CDS encoding carbohydrate ABC transporter permease: MPTVRKLLTTVVMFVFALLMIYPFLWMISTSFKQPFEVFEYPFQWISDHPTLKYHEKVWTGPASFIHYYLNSLKISSISTVGAVFLAAVAAYGFSRIEFKGRDTLFLIYLVAMMIPNQIIFVPKFILFNELGIYNTHLALILPGIFTVLGVFMLRQFFLAVPKDISESAMLDGAGHFGIFLRMMLPMAKPSLATLAIIDFSWHWNDFENALVFLLDEKLYTVPLGLQNFVLENSVDYNGMMAAATAGMIPMIVVFLLGQRFIVEGLASSAVKG, translated from the coding sequence ATGCCTACCGTGCGCAAGCTTTTAACTACCGTCGTCATGTTCGTTTTCGCGCTACTCATGATTTATCCGTTTTTGTGGATGATCAGCACATCTTTTAAGCAGCCCTTCGAGGTGTTCGAATATCCGTTCCAATGGATCTCCGACCATCCCACGCTTAAATATCACGAGAAGGTATGGACGGGCCCCGCCAGCTTTATCCACTATTATCTGAATTCTCTGAAAATATCGTCCATCAGCACGGTCGGAGCCGTGTTTCTGGCCGCGGTCGCCGCTTACGGTTTTTCGCGGATCGAATTCAAAGGCCGGGATACGCTTTTCCTGATCTATCTCGTCGCGATGATGATTCCGAACCAGATCATTTTCGTGCCGAAATTTATCCTGTTCAACGAGCTCGGCATCTACAACACGCATCTGGCCTTGATCCTGCCCGGCATATTTACCGTGCTTGGCGTGTTCATGCTCCGGCAGTTTTTCCTGGCGGTCCCGAAGGATATCTCGGAGTCGGCCATGCTTGACGGCGCTGGACACTTCGGCATCTTCCTGCGGATGATGCTCCCGATGGCGAAGCCGTCGCTCGCGACCTTGGCGATCATCGACTTCTCCTGGCACTGGAACGACTTCGAGAACGCGCTGGTCTTCCTGCTGGACGAGAAGCTGTACACGGTTCCGCTCGGTCTGCAGAACTTCGTCCTGGAAAACAGCGTGGACTACAACGGGATGATGGCGGCCGCGACGGCGGGGATGATCCCGATGATCGTCGTCTTCCTGCTCGGCCAGCGGTTCATCGTCGAAGGGCTGGCAAGCTCCGCCGTCAAAGGCTGA
- a CDS encoding FAD-dependent oxidoreductase: MRFESIKSDVTVIGGGLSGVCAAVAAARNGKSVALVQNRPVLGGNSSSEIRVWVVGATGHGVNRYARETGIMGEMFLKNQYVNPEGNPYLWDMVVLETVRAEPNIRLFLNTDVHEIEANGPADSREIAAVTGWMMGSERRIRFESPVFMDCTGDGLIGFLAGAKYRIGREARSEYGEKWAPEEADGLTLGSTLLFYTKEAERPVKYIPPSFAKDITKTPIPMKRVLKSGDSGCHYWWIEWGGEIDTLHDNERIRDELWSVIYGIWDYIKNSGNFDAERATLEWVGSVPGKREYRRFIGDYVLTQNDIEAQTTFDDCVTFGGWSIDLHHKEGMYANTNKSMHYQSDGIFQVPYRTMYSVNVNNLLFAGRNISATHIAFGATRVMGTCATIGEAAGTAAALCVEHGVTPRELYRDHLKELQRALLWQDASVIGLKHDGAGDLAARAKATASGHAETIRIESPDEPYRLDSDIGMLVPADPGIEGIEILLDADQATTLEAELWTTGRPENYIPVELVAKASVPVHPGERQWVSIRLPWRPAETQNAFVVIRENAGVRLYLSHKPWSGVLSFVREKSLNAARGLEGLDPNQPTVQWSMRRSVRKPFCMRLLGTTGAYLPSKATDGYLRPYGGPHMWSADAAGGEAWLSLKWEEPIEAGEVHLTFNDDVNEDLINLHHHRTPFEAIPELVKRYRIEIRRDDRWVVVAETDDNRQRKRVHAFAQPLRTDEMRIVCLETNGHSQFEIAAVQIR, from the coding sequence ATGAGATTCGAATCGATCAAATCGGACGTAACCGTAATCGGCGGAGGATTGTCCGGCGTATGTGCGGCCGTGGCGGCCGCGAGGAACGGCAAGTCCGTCGCATTGGTGCAGAACCGGCCGGTGCTGGGCGGCAACTCCAGCAGCGAGATCCGCGTGTGGGTCGTCGGCGCGACGGGACACGGCGTGAACCGGTATGCGCGGGAGACGGGCATCATGGGCGAGATGTTCCTCAAAAATCAATACGTCAATCCGGAAGGCAATCCGTATCTGTGGGACATGGTCGTGCTGGAGACGGTCCGTGCCGAGCCTAATATTAGGCTCTTCCTGAATACCGACGTGCACGAGATCGAAGCCAACGGTCCGGCGGACAGCCGCGAGATCGCGGCTGTGACGGGCTGGATGATGGGCTCCGAACGACGTATCCGGTTCGAAAGCCCCGTGTTCATGGATTGCACCGGCGACGGGCTGATCGGCTTCCTCGCGGGAGCGAAGTACCGGATCGGACGCGAGGCCCGTTCGGAATACGGGGAGAAGTGGGCGCCCGAAGAGGCGGACGGCCTCACGCTCGGCAGCACGCTGCTGTTTTACACCAAGGAAGCCGAACGCCCCGTCAAGTATATTCCCCCGAGCTTCGCCAAGGACATTACGAAAACGCCGATTCCGATGAAACGCGTGCTGAAGAGCGGCGATTCCGGCTGCCACTACTGGTGGATCGAGTGGGGCGGCGAGATCGATACGCTGCACGACAACGAACGGATCCGGGACGAACTGTGGTCGGTCATCTACGGCATCTGGGACTATATCAAAAACTCGGGCAACTTCGATGCGGAGCGCGCGACGCTGGAGTGGGTAGGCAGCGTGCCCGGCAAGCGGGAGTACCGGCGCTTCATCGGGGACTACGTCCTCACCCAGAACGATATCGAGGCCCAGACGACCTTCGACGACTGCGTCACCTTCGGGGGCTGGTCGATCGATCTGCATCACAAGGAAGGCATGTACGCCAATACGAACAAGTCGATGCATTATCAGAGCGACGGCATCTTCCAGGTGCCATACCGCACGATGTATTCGGTCAACGTGAACAACCTGCTGTTCGCCGGGCGGAATATCAGCGCGACGCACATCGCCTTCGGCGCCACCCGCGTCATGGGCACCTGCGCGACGATCGGCGAGGCGGCGGGAACCGCGGCCGCTTTGTGCGTCGAGCACGGGGTCACGCCGCGGGAGCTCTACCGCGATCATCTGAAGGAGCTTCAGCGTGCGTTGCTGTGGCAGGATGCCTCCGTCATCGGGCTTAAGCACGACGGCGCGGGAGATCTGGCCGCGCGCGCGAAGGCGACGGCATCGGGCCATGCGGAGACCATCCGCATCGAGTCGCCGGATGAGCCGTATCGGCTCGATTCGGACATCGGCATGCTGGTGCCGGCCGATCCCGGCATCGAGGGCATCGAGATCCTGCTCGACGCCGACCAAGCGACGACGTTGGAGGCGGAGCTCTGGACGACGGGACGGCCAGAGAACTACATCCCCGTCGAGCTCGTGGCGAAGGCGTCCGTGCCGGTGCATCCGGGTGAGCGTCAGTGGGTATCGATTCGCCTGCCTTGGCGTCCGGCCGAGACGCAGAATGCCTTCGTCGTCATCCGGGAGAACGCGGGCGTACGCCTGTATTTATCCCATAAGCCTTGGAGCGGCGTGCTGTCGTTCGTCCGGGAAAAGAGTCTGAACGCGGCGCGCGGACTGGAGGGGCTCGATCCGAACCAGCCGACCGTGCAGTGGAGCATGCGACGCTCGGTGCGCAAGCCCTTCTGCATGCGTCTGCTGGGGACGACGGGGGCTTATCTGCCTTCCAAGGCGACCGACGGCTATTTGAGACCGTACGGCGGTCCGCATATGTGGTCGGCCGACGCCGCCGGCGGGGAGGCTTGGCTGAGCCTCAAATGGGAGGAGCCGATCGAAGCCGGGGAAGTGCATCTGACGTTTAACGACGACGTGAACGAGGATCTGATCAATTTGCATCACCATCGGACGCCTTTCGAGGCGATCCCCGAGCTGGTGAAGCGATACCGGATCGAGATCCGGCGGGACGACCGGTGGGTCGTCGTCGCAGAGACGGACGACAACCGCCAGCGCAAGCGCGTGCATGCCTTCGCGCAGCCGCTTCGGACGGACGAGATGCGCATCGTATGCCTAGAGACCAACGGCCATTCGCAATTCGAGATCGCTGCGGTACAAATCCGATAG
- a CDS encoding NAD(P)-dependent alcohol dehydrogenase, which yields MDNKTMNAAVMKEKGRIEVERIDRPSPGPDEALIKVACIGICGSDIHYYEHGRIGRYVVDGPLILGHEVAGTVVEIGERVANLKVGDRVAIEPGIPCGRCEYCKGGRYNLCPDVFFLATPPDDGAWADYIAMRADVLFPLPDSMSFEEGALLEPLSVGYHAMNRANVKPSDRLFITGLGPIGLLAIQAAKLFGVREIYASDVVAFRREYALKLGATAVFDPLSDSIAAELANRTGGEGVDVIVESSGNHGSIASTVSLAKRGGRIVFVGLPPENGVSLNVDKIIDSELNIYGVFRYANTYKAAIQAYAGSGLDIAEVITHSFGLKDINEALHAARTQKDKAIKIMIYPGAEQEA from the coding sequence ATGGACAACAAGACGATGAATGCGGCAGTCATGAAAGAAAAAGGCCGGATCGAGGTAGAGCGGATCGATCGGCCTTCGCCGGGTCCCGACGAAGCGCTGATTAAAGTCGCGTGCATCGGGATATGCGGTTCGGACATCCATTACTACGAGCACGGCCGTATCGGGCGATACGTCGTTGACGGTCCCTTGATCCTGGGGCACGAGGTTGCGGGGACGGTCGTCGAGATCGGCGAGCGTGTCGCCAACTTAAAGGTTGGCGACCGGGTGGCGATCGAGCCCGGCATCCCTTGCGGACGATGCGAATATTGCAAGGGCGGCAGGTACAATCTCTGCCCGGACGTGTTTTTTCTGGCGACGCCGCCCGACGACGGCGCTTGGGCGGACTACATCGCCATGCGCGCGGACGTGCTGTTCCCGCTGCCCGATTCGATGAGCTTCGAGGAAGGCGCGCTGCTCGAGCCGCTATCCGTGGGCTATCACGCGATGAACCGCGCAAACGTGAAGCCGAGCGACAGGCTATTCATCACGGGCCTCGGTCCGATCGGTCTGTTGGCCATCCAGGCGGCCAAGCTGTTCGGCGTCCGGGAGATTTACGCGAGCGACGTGGTCGCCTTCCGGCGGGAATACGCGCTGAAGCTGGGCGCGACTGCGGTCTTCGACCCGCTGTCCGATTCGATCGCGGCGGAGCTGGCCAATCGGACGGGCGGCGAGGGGGTCGACGTGATCGTCGAATCATCGGGCAACCACGGCTCCATCGCAAGTACGGTGAGCCTGGCGAAGCGGGGCGGCCGCATCGTGTTCGTCGGCTTGCCGCCCGAGAACGGGGTGTCGCTCAACGTCGACAAGATCATCGATTCGGAGCTGAACATTTACGGCGTATTCCGGTACGCGAACACCTACAAGGCGGCTATCCAGGCTTATGCGGGGAGCGGGCTCGACATCGCCGAAGTCATCACGCATTC